The window AAAGGAAAATATATAATTACTAGTGTGGTTTTTAAGTTAAGCACTAAAAACCACACTTTACATACTAATTACGGAGCGATAACTTCGCAATTAGAACATTTAAATATTAAGCAGCCAACAGTCCAAGACGTATCAAATGCTGTTATCGCTATTCGCAAAAGTAAATTACCTGACCCTAAAAAGATTGGTAATTCAGGGAGCTTTTTTAAAAACCCCGTCATTTCAAGTGAAGCATTTTCCGTACTTCAAAAAAACTTTCCTGATCCTCCACACTATATGATTTCTGAGACAGAAATTAAAGTCCCCGCGGGCTGGTTAATTGAAACTGCGGGTTTTAAAGGTAAAACCTTTGGCAATTATGGTGTACACAAAAACCAAGCTTTAGTTTTGGTAAACTACAGTGACGCTAAAGGAGAGGATATTTTAAATCTTTCAAAATTAATACAAGATACTATTTATCGTATCTTTAATATTTCAATTGAAGCTGAAGTTAATATTTTCTAACAAAATATAATAACTTCAAATTAAAACAGTTAAACTAACAAACGATAAACAATAGCTTGAACTTTTCATTAGAAGAACATATTATAGCACATCTCAAAAACGGTGATAAACAAGCTATAAACCTGTTGTACGAAAATTACGCAGATGCCTTATTAGGCGTTATAAAAAAGGTAATATCCGACGATGACTTAGCACAAGACGTCCTGCAAGAAACACTTATAAAAGTGTGGAAAAAAGGTAAAAGCTACAATCCCGATAAAGCTAAATTATTTACATGGCTGTATCGTATTGCCTACAACTCTGCGATAGATAAAATACGATCTGTAAATAAAAAATCTATCAAAGAAGTCCAAATCGAGAATTCAAACGTATATAAGCTGACAACTAATAGTTTAAACGAGGATGTTTTAGACATAAAAAAACACCTAAACACACTCGATTCAAAATATCAGATTGTTATTAACGCTTTATTTTTTGAAGGAATGACACAACAAGAAGCTAGTGAAGAACTAGACATCCCATTGGGAACAATAAAATCAAGATTAAAAATTGCGTTACGTGAATTGAAGAAAATTTACAACCCTAAATTGTAAAAGAGATGAATGATAAAATAACTACATTTTTAAAATCTGACTTATTAAATAATTATTTAATAGGCCAAACCACAGCTTCTGAAACATTGGAAGTAGAACATTATATTTCTGAATACCCAGAAATAGCAAAAGCATATGATACGCTGCAAGACCAATTAGAGTTTACTGCACAATTAAGCTCAGTAAAAGCACCTAAGTCAATACTTGACAATGTATTAAATGCTTTAGATGAAAAACCTGTAATTGCTTTAAAGCCAAAAAGAACAAAAAAATGGTACAGCTTAGCTATTGCAGCTAGTGTAACCGCTTTATTGTTTGCCTCAAGTTCTTTTTATCTTTTCAATAAGAACAAACAACTATCAAGCGAGAACCAAACTATTGCGGATGAAATTTTTGATTTAAGAGGTGATATTGCAAACAACAACAGCACTCTAAACCTACTTTTAGATCAATTCAAGCAATTAAATAATCCTGAAACAGAAAAGTATGTTTTAAAAGGAAATACGAGAGCAAAAAATTTAAAGACTGTAGCCTACATTAACCCTGAAGACAAAAAATCTATGATTGATGTGGTTTCACTACCTCAATTACCTGATAACAAAGTCTACCAAATATGGGCAGAATTACAAGGTAAAATGGTCAATTTAGGCGTGTTAAGCGAAGCAGATAGACGTCTTCAAGAGATTCCTTACACAGAAGATGCTTTAGGATTAAGTATATCAATAGAACCTAAAGGAGGTAGTCAAGTAAGATCTAACGATACACCAGTTGCTGAAATATCCTTAAAAATAGGAGATTAAATATCAACTAAAATTATTTAGAAAAAGAAAGCCTCACTTTTAATTAAGTGAGGCTTTTTTTTTATTGTCTTAAAATAAAATATTAATCTTTACTCAATACCTTTTTATGTATTACACCAGCAACTAGAGCTCCTGCAATTGGAGCTACCCAAAACAACCATAATTGCGCAAGGTGCTCTCCTCCTTCTGCAAATAATGCCTGACTAGTAGATCTAGCAGGATTAACAGAAGTATTTGTAATTGGGATACTTATTAAATGTATTAACGTCAATCCTAAACCAATAGCAATTGGGGCAAATCCTTTAGGAGCTTTTTCACTAGTACTACCTAAAATTATTAATAGAAAAAATAACGTCAATAAAAACTCCGCTACTAAAGCAGACATCATAGAATACCCATCAGGAGATAAGTCCCCGTAACCATTGGCTGCAAATCCACCCGCATCCACAAACCCTGCCTTACCAGAAACAATATACAATAAAGCTACAGCCGCTACAATAGCTCCAACTAATTGCGCTATTATATAACCTGGCAACTCTTTAGCAGAAAACTTACCACCAGCCCATAGCCCAAGAGATACAGCTGGATTAAAATGACCTCCAGAAATATGCCCCACAGCAAAAGCCATCGTTAAAACAGTTAGTCCAAACGCTAATGCAACACCAACAAAACCAATTCCTAAATCTGGGAATCCTGCTGCAAAAATAGCACTACCACATCCACCAAAGACCAACCAAAAGGTTCCAAAAAACTCTGCAAATAATTTTTTCATATTTTTAATATTTAAAAGTTAGACTATCAAATTATAAAAAAAACAGATTGATTTTACTATTTCACTGTGTCTAGAATAAGAATTTCGATGAAATACACTTTTCAAGGTCATTAAAATGAAACAATACTTTTGAAAAGTTAAAATCAAAGCTCTTTTTCCTAAAATTTAGTATCTTTGTAAAACTAAAAAAGCAACTTATTTTGAAACTTTTATTACTTACTATTGGCCTTTTAGGCTTAGGATTTGCAGGAATTGCAATTAAAATTTGGGCAAAAAAAGACGGTAAATTTGCAGGAACATGTGCCAGTCAAAACCCTATGTTAAATACAGAAGGAGAATCTTGTGGATTTTGCGGTAAATCTCCAGATCAATTTGACAATTGTAACGAAACACAACACTCTTAACACATGCTAATACTTGAGGTATTATTCTACAGTTTTGCGGCTGTGGTTGTCATTCAAGTATTATTTTATGCTGTCCTATTTGGTAGCTTCGCTTTTTCAAAGAACACAAAAAAGCCTACCAATACTATTCCTGTTTCCGTAATTATATGTGCTAAAAATGAAGCGGAGAATATTAAAAAATTACTTCCTAGTATTTTAGAACAAGACTATGCCAATTTTGAAATTGTTTTAATCAACGATTCTTCCTCTGATGATACCTTGGCTATTTTTGAAAACTTTAAATCTAGCCATAATAACATCAAAATTGTAGATGTTAAAAACATCGAGGCGTTTTGGGGAAATAAAAAACACGCTTTATCACTTGGTATTAAAGCTGCTAAATACGACCATCTTTTATTCACCGATGCAGATTGCCAACCATTATCCAATCAATGGATTAAGCAAATGAGTGCTAATTTTTCTGAAAAAGAAACCATTATTTTAGGCTATGGTGCTTATAATAAAGTCAAAAACTCTTTACTTAACAAGCTGATTAGATTTGAAACACTTTTAACAGCAACCCAATATTTTTCTTTTGCAAAAATAGGAATTCCTTTTATGGGCGTCGGTCGTAATTTAGCGTATCATAGAGATGAGTTTTTTAAAACTAATGGGTTTATAAAGCACATACAGATTAGATCAGGTGATGACGATTTATTTATAAATGAAGCTGCTAATTCAAAAAACACAACCATTAGCATTACGCCACAAAGTTTTACAAGCTCCATTCCAAAAACAACTTTAAAAGATTGGATAAAACAAAAACGCAGACATGTATCTACAGCAAAACATTATAAAATTAAACATCAATTTTTGTTAGCTCTATTTTACATCACACAAGTGTTATTTTATGTGTTAAGCATAATACTACTAGCAACCACTTACTTGTGGCCATTTGTACTAGGCTTAATCCTTTTAAGGTTTTTATTTCAGTATTTAACATTAGGGTATTCAGCAAAAAAACTAAACGAATTAGATACAATATTACTATTACCTTTTCTAGAAATCACTTTGATTGTACTACAATTTAGTATCTTTATAACTAATCAAATATCAAAACCAAATTATTGGAAATAGACGAAGCCATAACAAGAGCTAAAAAAAACGATCAAAAAGCGTTTAACTATCTACTAAATAATTACTGGGATAAGGTGTATGGGTTTCAGTTAAAACGTATTCAGAATGAAAATGACGCTGAAGACATCACCATCCAAACCTTTTCTAAAGCATTTGATAAAATTGAATCTTACAATAATAAATACGCTTTCAACACTTGGTTAATTACTATTTCTAAAAATATCCATATCGATATTATTAGAAAAGAAAAAAACAGCATTAAACAGGCCATCTCTCAAATAAATGAGAATGACGTTTATCAAGTCGCAGACGAAAGCCCTTCTGCTGAAGACAAATTAATTACTGAACAAAACCTGGCCAAATTACTAAAAGATATAAAAAAAATAAAACCTCACTATCAAGAAGTTATAAACCTTCGTTATTTTCAAGAATTGAGTTACAAAGAAATTTCTGAAGAATTAAAAGAACCTATAAATAATATCAAAGTAAAATTACTTCGCGCTAAAAAATTATTAGCAGAAGTCATTCGGAAAAAGTAGCTTTCCATCACCCTTACTTTACAGCTTCGCCTTAAATTTTAAACAAAATACTTCGTATCTTTGCTTATAGAAAACTGCACTTATGAATACAGAAACTGCATCTAATATATTACCAAAAAGACAACCAAAACCAAAATGGTTACGTGTAAAATTACCTACTGGTAAAAAATACACAGAATTAAGAGGTTTAGTTGACAAATACAGCCTAAATACAATTTGCGCATCAGGAAGCTGCCCGAACATGGGAGAATGCTGGGGAGAAGGTACTGCAACATTCATGATTTTAGGAAATGTTTGTACTAGATCATGTGGTTTTTGCGGTGTAAAAACTGGACGCCCGGAAGATGTGGATTGGGATGAACCAGAAAAAGTAGCACGCTCTATTAAAATAATGGGAATTAAACATGCTGTTTTGACAAGCGTGGATAGAGACGACCTAAAAGATATGGGAAGTATTATGTGGGCAGAAACAGTTAAGGCTGTTCGTAGAATGAACCCAGAAACGACTCTTGAGACTTTAATTCCAGATTTTCAGGGCGTAGAAATGCATATTGATCGCATTATCGATGTCGCTCCTGAAGTTGTTTCTCATAACATAGAAACTGTAAAAAGACTAACAAGAGAAGTCCGCATACAAGCAAAATACGAAAAAAGTCTAGGTGTTTTAAAATACTTAAAGCAACAAGGACAACGTAGAACTAAATCTGGTATTATGCTAGGTCTTGGAGAAGAACGTGAAGAGGTTATACAAACACTTCATGACCTACGTGATAATGATGTAGATGTTGTTACTATTGGACAATACTTACAACCTAGTAAAAAGCATTTACCTGTAAAACGCTTTATACTACCAGACGAGTTTAAAGAATACGAAGAGATTGGGCTTAAATTAGGGTTTAGACATGTAGAAAGTAGTGCTTTAGTGCGTTCTTCTTACAAAGCTCAAAAACACATTAATTAATATGATTACAGTTGCCATTAATGGTTTTGGACGCATAGGACGACGTGTTTTTAGACTACTTTATAATAATCCAAAAATTAGGGTTGTTGCCATTAATGATTTAGCAGATGCCAAAACATTAGCTCATCTAGCAAAGTATGACAGTATACATGGTGTATTCCCTGCAGATATCACATCGACAGATCACACCATACTTGTTAATGGTGTTGCTGTTCCTTTACTAAATCAAAACCATCCAAAAAGTATTGACTGGTCTTTATTTTCTCCTGATTTTGTCATAGAGTCTACAGGAAAATTTAAAACAACTTCAGATTTACAGCACCATATCACTAATGGCGCAAAGCGCGTAATATTAAGTGTTCCTGCAATTGAAGATGATATTAAAACTATCGTTTTAGGTGTTAATCAAAACGAATTAGATGGTACTGAAACCATAATATCTAATGCGTCTTGTACGACAAACAATGCAGCTCCAATGATTGATATTATTAATGAGTTATGTGGTATAAACCAAGCTTACATCACAACAATTCATTCTTATACTACAGATCAAAGTTTACACGATCAACCACATAGAGATTTACGTCGTGCTCGAGCTGCAGGACAAAGTATAGTACCTACGACTACTGGAGCTGCAAAAGCATTAACTAAAATTTTTCCAGAACTATCAGAAGTTATAGGTGGTTGTGGTATTAGAGTCCCTGTTGCTAATGGATCATTAACGGATATTACGTTTAATGTAAAACAATCTGTAACCATCCAAACAATTAACGAAGCTTTTAAAAAAGCATCTCAAGAAAAATATAAAGGGATTCTAGAATACACAGAAGATCCTATTGTATCTATTGACATTGTAGGCAATCCGCACTCTTGTATTTTTGACGCCCAAATGACCTCGGTAATCGGCAATATGGTAAAGATCATTGGCTGGTACGATAATGAAACTGGGTATTCCAGTAGAATCATTGACTTGATTTTCAATTTGTCGGAAAAATAATAACTTATGACGGATAAATATTTATATTTGTTAGAATAAATGTAAAAAATGAAGTCCCAAACTATAAAATTTTTCACTTATTTTATGTTCTTTATTGCAGGATTAAATCTGCAAGCACAAGACCTTTCTGACAAAAAAACAGAAGTCATACAAGGCAAGATTAACTACAACATTAGTTTAGCACAAAAAAACATAGACAATAATGAGTTTTACAAAGCACAAAGCGATCTTGACCAAGCGCTTGCACTAGCTCATGAAATAAAAGACAATAGAAGTATTGGATTAATATACAGTAAAATAGGAAAAATCCAATTTATCACTGAAGAGCCTGTTGATGCTTTGAAAAGCTTATTTAAAGCTGTAGAAAAACAACGTTTTGCTGAAGATCATATTAATATTGCTGAAACCTATAAAACTATAGGAAATGTCTTTATGAGCCGAAAGGAATACAGCAGAGCTTTAGACTATTTTAACTCTGCTCAACAAGCATTTGAAAATGAAAACCTACATGATCACGAGGCAGAAACTAGATTATATAAGGGTAACGCCAACTATAAGTTAGGAAAATTCGAAGAAGCGAAAGCAGAGTATGATGCTGCAATAGCATTATCCAAACGCTATAAAGACAAGAGAATTTTAAGTAGTACTTATTTAAGTCTTGGTAATACTATAGCAAAACTAGGCGATTTAAATGAAGCCGAAAAGACATTAAATCTAGGGCTTTCCATTGCTCAAAAAAACAAATATCCTGGTGTTATTAATAAAGCTTATGCCGCATTAAGTGATCTATACAGTCAAAAAGAAGATTATAAAAATGCAAATTCTTATTTAAAAAAACATCTTACACTTAACGATTCTCTTTTGCAGCTCAAACGCAGCTACCTATCACCTGAAAAAAGATTAGACAAACTTTATAGTAACCCTATAGAATATCAAAAAGAAAAGGAGGCCGATTTACAAAAAGAAGCTAGTTCTACTTGGTTAGAAAAGCTAACTACAATTTTAAGTATTGCTTTAATTACAATATTATCTTTATTGACTTTATCGCTTTACAAAAACAATAATATTAGACTAAAATCTAATAATATTTTGCACAAAAAAAATGCAGAATTAACAATAGCAATGGAGAAAGCTGAGTTAGCAACCAAAACTAAAGCTAATTTTTTATCTACAGTAACCCATGAACTTAGAACGCCTTTATATGCGGTAACAGGGTTAACAAATATGCTATTGGAAGAAAATCCAAAACCCGCACAAATACAACATTTAAAGTCACTGAAATTTTCTGGAGATTACTTATTAACTTTTATAAATGACATCCTCCAAATTAACAAGATTGAGGCTAATAAAGTAGATATAGAACCTGAAGTATTCAATTTAAAAAAGAAAGTAGAAAATGTAATATCTGCACTCAACAACTCTGCTTCGGACAATAACACAAAATTACATTTAGAATACGATAGAGACCTACCTACTAACTTTAATGCTGATCAATTAAAAATTTCGCAAATATTAATTAATTTAATCGGGAACTCTATTAAATTCACAAAGGATGGGGATATTTGGATTAGAATTGTTAAACAAAATAAAGAGGGCGATAACTTTAATGTTAAATATGAAGTTGAAGACAATGGAATTGGTATAAGTGAAGAAAAACAACAGAATATGTTTGAAAGCTTCTCTCAAGGTTCTATACAAATTAACAGAAAATATGGTGGGACTGGTCTTGGACTTTCTATCGTTAAAGGTCTAATAGATATTTTAAAAGGAAAAATCTACATGAAAAGCGAATTAGGAAAAGGAACAACATTTTTCTTTGAAATACCAATGAAAAAAAGTAATGAAATTATCGTTGAGAAAAAAGCTAACTATTTTAATGAAATTGACGAATTGGAACTAAGTAATATAAAAATATTAGTCGTTGAGGATAATAAGATTAATCAAATGATTACTAAAAAGATCTTGAATAAAATGAAACTCTATTGTGACGTCGTAGACAACGGAGAAGACGCTGTCGATAAAGTAAAATCAATAGACTACGATGTTGTTTTAATGGATATACACATGCCAGGAATAAGCGGTATGGAGGCCACAAAATTAATTCGAGAATTTGATAAAGAACTGACTATTTTTGCGCTTACTGCCGTAACTATCGAGGACAAAATGCAAGAATTTGATGACGCTGGTTTTACGGATATTATACCTAAACCTTTTAAACAAGAAGAGTTTGAGAAAAAACTATTTAATGCCTTAATGCTTACAAAAAAAGAAAACCTGTCTTAGTGTAACGCAAAGTCCTTAATTAGCGTGTTAAATTGTTCAGCATTATCGATTTCTACTTTTATTGGAAGATAATATAATTTACCAATCAAAGACACTTCATTTTTTAAGCGCATATAATCTTTTTCGGTAGTTACTATACAATCATATTGAGAGAAACGCTCAATTTCTTGAAGACTAAAATTATGATGATCTTTAAAAGCTATATGTTCAAAATCCAAATCCTTTTCAGTTAAAAAATCGACTAACGGCGTTGCATTAGCAATCCCAGTGATTAACTTAAAATTGGATAGCTCATTTAAACCAACTGACTTATCTTCAGAATACAAAATCGTACTATAGCTAATCGAACTAAAAAAGACACTCTGATATTCTAACGGTTTAATTTCCGATATAATAGCCTGTTTTTTAGCAGTAGTTAAATCGTTGGGGCATTTAGTGACTACGATAATATTCGCACGTTTAGCACCACTCTTTGGTTCTCGTAAATTACCACTCGGTAAAACAAAATCTTTGGTATATAAATTAGCATATGTTGTCAACATCACATAAAAACCAGCGGTTACTTTTCTATGTTGAAAAGCATCGTCCAACACTATTAATTGTGGTTTTGGTTCGCTCTTAATTAATTGCGTTATCCCTTCTTGCCTATTTGCATCTACAGCAACTAAAACATTAGCACTAAACTTATTGTAAAATTGAAATGGCTCATCCCCTAAACTCTCA is drawn from Psychroserpens sp. NJDZ02 and contains these coding sequences:
- a CDS encoding RNA polymerase sigma factor, encoding MNFSLEEHIIAHLKNGDKQAINLLYENYADALLGVIKKVISDDDLAQDVLQETLIKVWKKGKSYNPDKAKLFTWLYRIAYNSAIDKIRSVNKKSIKEVQIENSNVYKLTTNSLNEDVLDIKKHLNTLDSKYQIVINALFFEGMTQQEASEELDIPLGTIKSRLKIALRELKKIYNPKL
- a CDS encoding ATP-binding protein; the encoded protein is MKSQTIKFFTYFMFFIAGLNLQAQDLSDKKTEVIQGKINYNISLAQKNIDNNEFYKAQSDLDQALALAHEIKDNRSIGLIYSKIGKIQFITEEPVDALKSLFKAVEKQRFAEDHINIAETYKTIGNVFMSRKEYSRALDYFNSAQQAFENENLHDHEAETRLYKGNANYKLGKFEEAKAEYDAAIALSKRYKDKRILSSTYLSLGNTIAKLGDLNEAEKTLNLGLSIAQKNKYPGVINKAYAALSDLYSQKEDYKNANSYLKKHLTLNDSLLQLKRSYLSPEKRLDKLYSNPIEYQKEKEADLQKEASSTWLEKLTTILSIALITILSLLTLSLYKNNNIRLKSNNILHKKNAELTIAMEKAELATKTKANFLSTVTHELRTPLYAVTGLTNMLLEENPKPAQIQHLKSLKFSGDYLLTFINDILQINKIEANKVDIEPEVFNLKKKVENVISALNNSASDNNTKLHLEYDRDLPTNFNADQLKISQILINLIGNSIKFTKDGDIWIRIVKQNKEGDNFNVKYEVEDNGIGISEEKQQNMFESFSQGSIQINRKYGGTGLGLSIVKGLIDILKGKIYMKSELGKGTTFFFEIPMKKSNEIIVEKKANYFNEIDELELSNIKILVVEDNKINQMITKKILNKMKLYCDVVDNGEDAVDKVKSIDYDVVLMDIHMPGISGMEATKLIREFDKELTIFALTAVTIEDKMQEFDDAGFTDIIPKPFKQEEFEKKLFNALMLTKKENLS
- the lpxK gene encoding tetraacyldisaccharide 4'-kinase — protein: MKFLRFILFPIVPVYFVVTWFRNLMYDMGWKSSKSYGFPILCVGNLSTGGTGKTPMVEYIIRLLKDDLRLATLSRGYGRKTKGFVLGNRSSNAESLGDEPFQFYNKFSANVLVAVDANRQEGITQLIKSEPKPQLIVLDDAFQHRKVTAGFYVMLTTYANLYTKDFVLPSGNLREPKSGAKRANIIVVTKCPNDLTTAKKQAIISEIKPLEYQSVFFSSISYSTILYSEDKSVGLNELSNFKLITGIANATPLVDFLTEKDLDFEHIAFKDHHNFSLQEIERFSQYDCIVTTEKDYMRLKNEVSLIGKLYYLPIKVEIDNAEQFNTLIKDFALH
- the gap gene encoding type I glyceraldehyde-3-phosphate dehydrogenase; the protein is MITVAINGFGRIGRRVFRLLYNNPKIRVVAINDLADAKTLAHLAKYDSIHGVFPADITSTDHTILVNGVAVPLLNQNHPKSIDWSLFSPDFVIESTGKFKTTSDLQHHITNGAKRVILSVPAIEDDIKTIVLGVNQNELDGTETIISNASCTTNNAAPMIDIINELCGINQAYITTIHSYTTDQSLHDQPHRDLRRARAAGQSIVPTTTGAAKALTKIFPELSEVIGGCGIRVPVANGSLTDITFNVKQSVTIQTINEAFKKASQEKYKGILEYTEDPIVSIDIVGNPHSCIFDAQMTSVIGNMVKIIGWYDNETGYSSRIIDLIFNLSEK
- the lipA gene encoding lipoyl synthase, with amino-acid sequence MNTETASNILPKRQPKPKWLRVKLPTGKKYTELRGLVDKYSLNTICASGSCPNMGECWGEGTATFMILGNVCTRSCGFCGVKTGRPEDVDWDEPEKVARSIKIMGIKHAVLTSVDRDDLKDMGSIMWAETVKAVRRMNPETTLETLIPDFQGVEMHIDRIIDVAPEVVSHNIETVKRLTREVRIQAKYEKSLGVLKYLKQQGQRRTKSGIMLGLGEEREEVIQTLHDLRDNDVDVVTIGQYLQPSKKHLPVKRFILPDEFKEYEEIGLKLGFRHVESSALVRSSYKAQKHIN
- a CDS encoding RNA polymerase sigma factor, giving the protein MEIDEAITRAKKNDQKAFNYLLNNYWDKVYGFQLKRIQNENDAEDITIQTFSKAFDKIESYNNKYAFNTWLITISKNIHIDIIRKEKNSIKQAISQINENDVYQVADESPSAEDKLITEQNLAKLLKDIKKIKPHYQEVINLRYFQELSYKEISEELKEPINNIKVKLLRAKKLLAEVIRKK
- a CDS encoding glycosyltransferase, producing the protein MLILEVLFYSFAAVVVIQVLFYAVLFGSFAFSKNTKKPTNTIPVSVIICAKNEAENIKKLLPSILEQDYANFEIVLINDSSSDDTLAIFENFKSSHNNIKIVDVKNIEAFWGNKKHALSLGIKAAKYDHLLFTDADCQPLSNQWIKQMSANFSEKETIILGYGAYNKVKNSLLNKLIRFETLLTATQYFSFAKIGIPFMGVGRNLAYHRDEFFKTNGFIKHIQIRSGDDDLFINEAANSKNTTISITPQSFTSSIPKTTLKDWIKQKRRHVSTAKHYKIKHQFLLALFYITQVLFYVLSIILLATTYLWPFVLGLILLRFLFQYLTLGYSAKKLNELDTILLLPFLEITLIVLQFSIFITNQISKPNYWK
- a CDS encoding membrane or secreted protein; protein product: MKLLLLTIGLLGLGFAGIAIKIWAKKDGKFAGTCASQNPMLNTEGESCGFCGKSPDQFDNCNETQHS
- the aqpZ gene encoding aquaporin Z — its product is MKKLFAEFFGTFWLVFGGCGSAIFAAGFPDLGIGFVGVALAFGLTVLTMAFAVGHISGGHFNPAVSLGLWAGGKFSAKELPGYIIAQLVGAIVAAVALLYIVSGKAGFVDAGGFAANGYGDLSPDGYSMMSALVAEFLLTLFFLLIILGSTSEKAPKGFAPIAIGLGLTLIHLISIPITNTSVNPARSTSQALFAEGGEHLAQLWLFWVAPIAGALVAGVIHKKVLSKD
- a CDS encoding anti-sigma factor domain-containing protein; translated protein: MNDKITTFLKSDLLNNYLIGQTTASETLEVEHYISEYPEIAKAYDTLQDQLEFTAQLSSVKAPKSILDNVLNALDEKPVIALKPKRTKKWYSLAIAASVTALLFASSSFYLFNKNKQLSSENQTIADEIFDLRGDIANNNSTLNLLLDQFKQLNNPETEKYVLKGNTRAKNLKTVAYINPEDKKSMIDVVSLPQLPDNKVYQIWAELQGKMVNLGVLSEADRRLQEIPYTEDALGLSISIEPKGGSQVRSNDTPVAEISLKIGD